The DNA sequence ggaaccagTCTCTTgaactcagggaccggtcccagaacacagaaaagttcagtaaaatagttttaaagcaatctaagccttctgaacttattctaattaagtatcttcaccacaaataatcttttcttcataccttaggtgccgaactttacaAATgaatctttgttcttcaatttgaatcttttcttcaaaaacttcCGCGAGTTgtactcttcaagactccattcaacattacgaaattcgcaaacctataaaatccttaacaccaTCGACGGGGCGGGCGAAGCCCTTATCAGACAGTAGCGGCTAATATGTCGCGCCTGGCCGCAGGTGAAGCACTTCCTCTCCCGTTGTCCACAAGTCCTCGGCTCATGGTTTCCACCACAAATAGTTCACCGCTGAGGTCCACAGCTCTTGGACTGGGTTCGTGGGTACTTCGGGGACTTCCTTGACCTCGACTGAGCTCCCGAACCACCTTAAGCCCGCTTCTTACCACGGTCCTTTTCAGACGCCTCTCGCTCCTCACGGATGTGAGCGTTTTCTTGCTACGCCCACAACGCTCTGTCGAGCACCTCCGCGAAGCTAGTAAGCTTTAGGATACGGACCGCCTTATACATGTCGGGccggagccctcgctcgaaccaatcggctcgATCCCGGTCACTTCGCACTACGTCAGGGATGCAGTCAATAATGTgtgagaactcccgctcatactctgCAACTGAGCCGCCTCCTTGCTTTAACTTCCTGAACTGTTCctggagcttcttcttctcgctatcggggaagtagttgacaAACAACAacccccgaaactcttcccacgTCAACGGCGAAAGGTCGGAAGCCCGATCCCGCTTaatccgcttccaccacaccttcgccgttCGCTCTAAGCAATGAGTGGCAAAGGGGACCTTATCTTTCTCCAATGTGTAAAGGTCCTCAAatagggtctccatcgagtccaCCCATGACTCAACCATCCATGGCTCGACCTTCTTACCGTCgaagatcggtggatcaaaCTTTCTAAACTGTATAAGAGCCGCAAGCGC is a window from the Ananas comosus cultivar F153 unplaced genomic scaffold, ASM154086v1, whole genome shotgun sequence genome containing:
- the LOC109704828 gene encoding uncharacterized protein LOC109704828, which gives rise to MAAEGEGIAAVPIAARPLPASVPPAASGSTTLDATAEGMEREHALAALIQFRKFDPPIFDGKKVEPWMVESWVDSMETLFEDLYTLEKDKVPFATHCLERTAKVWWKRIKRDRASDLSPLTWEEFRGLLFVNYFPDSEKKKLQEQFRKLKQGGGSVAEYEREFSHIIDCIPDVVRSDRDRADWFERGLRPDMYKAVRILKLTSFAEVLDRALWA